AAATGAAGATCTTGCTGGAAAAGCTCAAAGCACACTTTAAGGCTTCAATGCACACCTTAAAAGATCTCCCAACATGGGTTCAACATACTTTGCCAGCTGAATAATAGCTGCTGGATAGTGTATCTCCCCTggacaaagaaaacaaaagcttttATTCAGTCAGTACAGAAAGAAGAGCCATCCCACTGATCTGGGCAAGATGTGGATCTCATACCCAGAATCAGGAAACCAAATTACGGCAGAAATATAGGAACTAATAAGAGGGAAGGTTTGAGCACTTTAAGACAGGCGACCAAAAGGCACATGCTTCTAACTGTGCAAAATGCTGGATTTCGCTGATGCTAGAGTTCAGCACTTAAAGGGGCACCGTCATGCTGAGGTGGACTTGAGAGAACAGCAGCTTTAGAGAAATTTTATAATTAAGCTATGCTACAAAagttctgtaaacaaacaaaagcaaagaagGAAAAGTATTTCCTTTCCAGTTCAAAGTGTGTTTGCCATGAGACACCAGAACAAAACTGATCCCAATTACAAATGATCAATGGTCCACATAGTTTAGACAGCTTCAGTTGGTCCTGTTGGCagctttctctcacacaccctttCCCTGCAAAACAGGACCTAACGTCTTCCTTAGTTCATACAGCGATGGGAAAACAAATGCTAAAGGGCAGTGGTAGAAAAGATGCTAAAAGCTGCTCCTAACCCTGACACTGGGAATCCATGCCTGCTCCGGCCCAAGTAGCAGGGATGCGATATGCCCAAAACAgccttcggcccagtatacctgaaggagtgtctccactcccattgtccagcctggacactgagatccagctctgagggccttctggcggttccctcactgcaagaagtgaggttacatggaaccaggcagagggccttctcagtagtggcgccctccctgtggaacgccttcccatcagatgtcaaggaaataaacaactacctgacttttagaaaacatctgaaggcaaccctgtttagggaagtttttaatgttttaatgtgtttttaatattctgttgggagccacccagagtggctggggaaacccagcgagatgggtgggataataataataataataataataataataataataataataataataataataataataataatgcaattgtGCAATTCCCATGGGTCTATGTAATGTACAGGTCCACGTTCCCTCCATCACAGACCGCGTCAGTTGCTGCCACTTCTGTTATTTACCCCTTCTTCCATGCCACTTCTTGTACCTGGAAGAACAGCAATGGTCCCTGCTCATCAAGGCATCTCTATTTTCACTTCCAAGACCTCACTCAAAATACTGCCCTATGTCACCATAGCCAATTTTGAATTATTCGCAAACaaatgttttttatttgatccagGCAGATCCTCCTGCTGtccctctctttttctgttcttcttCCTTAGACCAAAAGACTTCCAAACAGAAGCTTTGTGTTGCTTCCAGTGCTCAGCAGACATTTGGATGCTCTTGCAAACTAAGgggttggcacacacacacagaagcataATGTTTACAGTTACCAACGTATTTAGTTTGTCTTGATAAAAAAGGAAATGTCATCTGCCATACAGCTGAGTTAAAGCTGCTCAAAAAGGTCACTGAAGACATTCGGAGTTTTGCTTTTTCCTGAATACTGGTGTGCTTATGAGGATCAGTCAGAAGTCTTAATTCTGCACTCAATCAAGATTTTTGCCATTAAATGTttctgtgcttttgaactactaggttatCAGTGACAACGAGCAGCATTTCTGGGCTGTTAAATGAGGGGCATATTTCCAGGTGAGGCAGCCTTTTCTCTATACCTCTCTATCGCCCTCACTCATGATACCAGCCAGAGAATTCCCTCTAAAACTGTCaaagaatcatacagttggaagggaccttgaggaccatctagttcagtcccctgcaatgcaggaatatgcaactgtcccatacatAAGAATTTGCATTCTTTGTCCCCACTTTACAGTGCTCACAAGTCCTTTTTCTGTCTTAGCGGAATCATTCAATTCTCCTCCCTTATCCAAatattgatttctttaaaaatgcacattgtGCACTGCAAACCTAGTAAACCCAACTAGAAAGTTTCCAGCTTTCCACCATTTCTTGCTTAACTTTCTAGAATTCCAATACAATTTTTCTCTCTGGCCCCTACAATTCAATGGCTGCCcccattaaacaacaacaacaacaacaacaacaacaacaacaacaacaacaactaattgCTTTCAATACTTTCCTGAAGGCAAGGCTATAAATGTTTTAgtccaagtacagtcgtaccttggttttcgaacagcttagttcccgaatgttTTGACTCCCAGACGtcggaaacccggaagtgactgttctggtttgcgaactatttttggaagctgagtgtccgacagggcttctgattggctgcaggagcttcctgcagccaatcagaagccgcaatttggttttcgaccgttttggaagtcgaatggacatCCGGATGTGGCAGAGTTAATAAGCAAAAGTTCTCAGTCCAAGCAGAAAATACTCTGTCCTTTTACCCTGAGATGCTAGTCCTTCCCCCGCCAGAACTTAAGGTGGTGGCTAAATTTCTGAAACTTCAGGTCAAATCCTGAGACTCCGCAAGCCTATCTGGAGAAAAGCTAAGGTCCAACAGGATGCTTTGAAGATCAGTGTAGTGAaagtcttcaaaaaacatattgCAAGACACAGAGATTGCAGTAACCAAGAGAACTTGTTAGGGCTTACGTTGAGATATTTTGAACCACAACAGCTACAAAAATATAGATGTAACACTCCAATGCCAAAAAATATTATGGTTGCAAATGGATATAAAAGTAGCAGCAGATGTTACTTTACTTCTGACTTTTAGCCTTTGTTTTTTAACTCTTTGTAGTCTTTTTGTAATCGCACATCAACTGCCTAGGAACCAAATGcatagaaaaggggaaaaaatagttCAAACATTACACTCGGTTATTTACATACTCTTTAATATTCACCACAACTTGTTTAAAAGAACAGCAATGTGCTAAAATTTTAAAGCCACGAGGGATTCTGAGTGCGCTGCATAACATATTTGATGCAGCTTGTTTATGCAACATTCTGACAGATACAATTAATCTCGTGAAAACAATGTGGATGTTGCATAGGAGCACATTATCTTTAAAGCCGCAAAACACATTTTTCCCTGGGAGAATTAGCAGTCTATTAAAACACAATCTTAGGAGGAAAATGGAAGCTTGAAAAGAACAATCTGACATTCTGTACTTCAGGAAAGGAACACCCTGCCACCACCTGCCCATGTTCtctaataaagaatggggggcaCTTCCAAATAAAAGGGATAATGCAAATGGTACGTACCTCCCACGAAGGCATCTCCTGCTCCGTTTGTGTCCACAATCTCGCTCTGGTCACTAATTAAGACTGGGAAGGCTCTTACTTCATTTTCTACAAGGGAAGggggtaaagaaagaaaaagatgccTGAGGGTATGATTGATACCATCCAGAATTATTACGCTGCAAAGAAGGAATGATCGCTACATAACAaccaataacaaaataaaaaattcaaaacaaaataaaaaataaaaaattccttccagtagcaccttagagaccaactaagtttgttcttagtatgagctttcgtgtgcatgcacacttcttcatctgaagaagtgtgcatgcacacgaaagctcataccaagaacaaacttagttggtctctaaggtgctactggaaggaattttattattttttattttgttttgactatggcagaccaagacagctacctacctgtaaccaaaaaataaaataaaataaattgcttcGCAAAGCACCCCAGTTTGAGCATGGATTAGATCAGAGCATCTGGAAGCCAATGGATGCAGTAAAAGATGCCTTGAAACAACCTTGGCCATGCGAAAAAGCAGTAAAGTGCATGGCCTTCATGCCTTTCTAGATGAAACACGTTGGAACAACATctattttgaagaaaaagtgACTCTAGGCGTTTGGTTTGGTTTTACAGTCTTAATGGAAACATTTCCAAGtcttgtctccccctcccccccgtatTACAGTTCTGCTAGCCGACTGTTTCAAGTGATTAAAAAATTGTGTACTTGAATGTACCATTCTCCATGAAACTTGCAATGTGTGGGTACAATAATTTTGGAGTGTCAGGGTCACAGATTAAATACGTACTACTAATTAATCAGCTAGGGCTTTCCAGGGGGTAATGTCATAAGTATGTGATAAAAACATAATTACCACCTTGTTAATGTGTAAATTACCAGATTCATAGAAGGCTATACAAGTTCTATCTCATAGTCATTGAAGGAATACACCAAATCAAATGTGCTTTGGGAGGCAGATGAGATGGAAAAAACAAGCAACCCCTCTCCCAGGAGACTATAGGAGTTTTCATtgctggttctttttttttttttaaatgtacatagGTACCACTATAAGGAACGTGGCAGCATGATGGAGCACACTACACAGTTGTCAAAATGTTTAGGAAGATTGAGAGCAATCATGCAAAACAGTTCAAGCAAGGAACCTGGATAGAGCCTTGTACAGCTCCtattggcaactcctgcagccaagctggtgtcaaaagtgctctgctttcttttggaccacatccgtgaggctgagcagcccaggacctctgtaCACAATGCCCAGGATTATGCccaggtttgacttcacccctggaggcacattccattgtctctcgagacagacagatgccaacaaaaaaacaccctgcaGATTGCTACACGTACCTGTTTACTGAATCAAaatgaccttttttaaaaaaaccagttaatCTAATAATTCAATTAAAGGTAGCCCAGCTTTATACACATGGTAGTCTGCTGGCTGGGTAGATATCCCTCCATTTGCAGTGCATTCAATCTGAACTATTGCCATTAAAGCAGGGGAGGCTACAAGGGTCACACACACCTAAGAAGGGTGGGCCAATGTATAAAGGCGGCCAAGCCTTCTGCATATTTTTAATTGAACAGCAATAGAAAAGAATAAATCGACCCACAATGGCAAGCACCAGCAGCGAGTTCCAATGAATTAATGCCGTTTATTACGCACACACGCACATAGTTCAGGTCTCTCACCCagaaatttgcaaactgatggtTAGCTCATTGAGTTACGCTTGTTTAAGTGCTGTGGGTGGAAGTGAGTTGTCAGTAAGGGGCGGGGAGAAAATGAATGGAGGCAATCTCAGCCGAGCACTGGCAGGAAACTCTAGAGTGTTCTGGAACTGGGAATTACAGTAGTCATGAGAAAGGAAGGGTGTATCCGTTTCCGGTGGAGCGGGGACGGGAAGCAAAGGAGCTGAAACTTCTACAAATACATCATGATTCTCCAACAGCTCTTCaggttttcttctgttttccgtTCCGCAATCTCCTTCCACTTTCATAGAAACATCGGCTTTTCTGCCATTGCTTTTAATAAGGCAAAGGAACTTGATCCTGTGCAGAAACTCTTTTTGGACAAGATCAGAGAATATAACACAAAGAGCCAGAAAACTGGTGGCCCTGTTGATGCTGGTCCAGAATATGAAAAAAGCATGCATGAACAAATGGTCAAGCTCCAGCGGTTTTATGGTGGTGGAGATATGACCAAATTTCCAGAATTCAAATTTCAGGAGCCCAAATTTGAAGAGGAGCAGAAGTGATGTGATCACTTCTGCTCCTCTTCAAATTTGGGCTCCTGAAATTTGAATTCTGGAAATGTGATAGCAAGTActcaagcagcagcaatgtggCTGGAGGTGTTGAATAGGCCCACGGTTGTAATTTAAATAAACAGTTCAGTGTTCAaatgtgaaaaagaagaagaaaggaagggtgCAGCAGGGCGACTGCGGAGACGTCCACGAATGTCACAAACAACTAAGAAAACCCTCCGGAAGCGCCCCTAAGTGCTACAGCACTGTGTTTCCTCTCCCAGCCCTTTGCGCTCTAGTGCTGTAACAGAAAGTGCATGGTTTTCCTCCCAAGCCCAAGTGGGGAGCAAATTCACACAATGAGAAGTTTGTGCCTGCAAGAGATGGGTTAGCCAGGGCGTGGGGCTGAGCTGGGTTGATGCACCGGGGAGAGTGGTCCTGACTAGGCTGGTGCCCCAGCCAGTCTCAGCAGCAACACAAGGGATGCCTGGCATTTCGTggctcttctctctcttccaagCAAAGTGGCAAAGACTTGGATCTCCTCCTCACTTCAAACCACACCCTGGTGCAAATAATGGGGCAGGGTGTCTCTATACCTGCTCTCTGCAACATAAAAAGACTCCAGGAGCTCCAATCATAGAATGCCCATATTACATGTAGTTTGACCCTTAGGATAAAGGAGCAGAAACATATAACAGGGCTCAAAGGTGAACTTCAGCCCCGGTGTTCTGCTCTGTAGAAATTAAGGGTTACACAAAGCAAGCCATCCCCAAAAGGTTTAAGCTATAAAAGGCACTGAGCATTAAAAAACATTAGGCCAAATTTTATTCgtttaatttgtatgctgcccttcatctaaagatcacACAGCGGTTCACGACATAAAAATCCAAAGTGAGAACAcaaaaccccctcccacaaacacgtttaaaaggccacagaatgttaattagctaaaggcctggttatagagaaatgctttcgcctggagccttcattacatatctttaggcgccaggcgagcctccctggggagagcattccacaagaggggagccaccgcagaaaaggcccattctcatgttgccaccctctggacctctcatggaggaggcacacaaagacaGGCCTCAGATGAGGGTTGCAGGGTCTggatcagttcatatggggagaagcatccttgaggtactgcagtcctgagccgtttaaggctttatgggtaAAAACAATACtctgaactgggcccagaaatcAAATAATATAGGCAGCATCATGCAAGCTCATCTCCTGCTCTGCCCCAAGGCTTAATTTTTGTGAGAGACCCACCCTAGAATCTGTTTCATCTGAGCCCTAAAACATGCAACATACCAATAAAGCAAAGTGTCCGTTAAATTGTGTGGAGtatatttccttcctttctgaaaTTATCACAGGAAGGCAACAACATACTTGTATTGCCATCTTTTGCTTTCCGTTCAGCAGTGCTGAAGGAATGCCCAAGATAATCAAATGCTTCTTCCACTGTCTTCAATGGATCCAACCAAGCTTGAAAACATCTCCACCTTTTGATACACATTTTCCAAAGCTTACATTTAGCACTTTCTTTGTTTGGTCCCATCTTGCTTACATTAGGATATAAATTCAGGATGTGAAAGGCATGATATTGCATGCCACCAGACACTTTGGGATTTGTGCAGGAACAAGATATTGTTAGATTTAGATAGAAAAAACACAGCCCACCAAATGACTTGCTCTAGGATAAAGCCTTATAGTTACTGCTGTGGCTCACGTGAGTCTTCTTTTATGTCCCACAACATCTCCCAACCCTTACGGGAATTAACTACTTTTGACACATGAACACATTTCACGCACAGAACACAAGCATTTCAGACAAacagggggggaaaaacccacccGAATTTCACCTTGCCTTTGGAATTTGCTCCAGTTGTCAGGCTGATTTTTAGATTAAAATAGAAAAAGTCCCGTTCCCCCCAAGCTTTTTACAGGGTTTGTTGCTGCTGGCACTACCAAATTGCAATTAGTTCACGGTTTTCATGTTTTAATTTCTGTTGTGGTTTTACAGTGATGTCTGCTTACCTCCTACTGTTAGCCACTTTGGAAATTCATTTAAAAGGAcggatataaatgttttaaatacaggTAGTTAAGTTAGCTGATAGCTGTTGATAAGGCTACCATCTAACAACAGAGCagcttctctccctgccctcaaAAGCCATATAAAATAGATGCAACATGAGTTAACTATGCAGTGTGTGAGGGATAGCAGTCAGAGTGTctaactaggacctgggagatctgggttcaaatcctcacttggtcatgaagctcattgggtgggGCATTCggcagttactgcctctcagtctaacctacctcacagggttgttgtgggggattatACAGCGCGGGCTATCCTGCACTCCTTAGGTGCATACAGAACTTCCAACCAAAAACTTGTATATATCCTTGAAGTAAGTTTGTAATTGTCAATTTAGGCTTGAATGAAATATCCACAGGGGATAGAAGACAAGTTTCGTAAGTGTGTGTGCATACGCATGCAAGTTGCTTGATCTTATTTTGATGCCATGTGtcacaacattttaaaagagcagccGTTAATATATATTGGAAAGGTCCATCTTTGCCCACTGAGTATGCTTTTCATAGGAGTTGGAACTGTTCCACTGAACTGCCAAAACACACACTTCTCCATGCTATTGACAataggaaagattctagagcagatcattaagcaaacggtctgtgagcacctagaaaggaatgctgtgttcactaaaagtcagcatgggtttttgaaaaataagtcatgtcagaccaatctgatctaattttttgacagaattacaagcctggtagataaatggaacgctgtggatgtagcctatcttgatttcagcaaggcctttgacaaggtgccccatgatattcttgtaaagaagctggtaaaatgtgggctagacaatgctaccattcagtggatttgtaactggctgactgaccgaacccaaagggtccTCATCattggctcctcttcatcctggagagaagtgactagtggggtgccacagggtgctgtcttgggcccagtcttattcaacatctttatcaatgacttggatgatgggcttgagggcatcctgttcaagtttgcagatgacaccaaattgggaggggtggctaataccccagaggacaggatcacacttcaaaaggaccttaacagattagagaactgggccaaagcaaacaagatgaattttaacagggagaaatgtaaagtgctAATACttggacaaaaaaaatgaaaggcacaaatacaggatgggtgacaccagaCTCGAGagcggtacatgtgaaaaggatctaggagtcttggaagACCATAaatttgacatgagtcaacagtgtgatgcagcagctaaaaaagccaatggaattctgggctgcatcaataggagtatagcatctagatcaaggaaagcaatagtaccactgtattctgctctggtcagacctcacctggaatactgtgtccagttctgggcactacagttcaagaaggatactgacaagctggaacgtgtccagaggagggcaactaaaatggtcaaaggcctggaaacgatgccttatgaggaacggcttagggagctgggtatgtttagcctggagaatagaaggttaaggggtgatatgatagccatgttcaaatatataaaaggatgtcatatagaggagggagaaaggttgttttctgctgctccagagaagcagacatgggacaatggaatcaaactacaagaaataagattccacctaaacattaggaagaacttcctgacagtaagagctgttcgacagtggaatttgctgccaaggagtgtggtggagtctccttctttggaggtctttaagcggaggcttgacagccacctgtcaggaatgctttgatggtgtttcctgcttgagagggggttggactggatggcccttgtggtctcttccaactcttatgattctatgatacggCCGCTCAAGTCAGAAGTCAGGACTACAAGTTTCTGTTTATTTGGTCTACAGTTTATCAGCATCAAATACAATATAGGGTTATCAAGACAGCCacagcagaaagagaaaaaaagacaaaatacctGCACATATATTATGCCTTTTGAAACGAGAATATAACGAAATCCACAATCAATCAGAAATAGTTGAAAATGCAGGCAATTCTGACTTGTAACTCAGCTCCCCTCTAACCATAAAGACCTAGATAATTTATGATGAATAAATCTATTTCAGATGGAGGAGTGTCAGATCCTCCTCTAGTTTCTAATGCCACTGTTTCAGAATTAGTTCCACCAAGATCAGTGTGGTTTTCTGTGATCTTAGGCTTGGAATTTGCCCATTAAGATGAAGGCAAAGAATTCATCTGAGGTCTCCAGATGTAAAGTCGGATAGGATATCCCTATAAAAATTACAGTATAGCAGAATGTGGGCTAATATATAAAGTTACTTTTGTAAGGGTAAACTCTCAAGTGCCAACACAGCCCAGTTCCTAATTTGGATGCCATGGAAAACTGTGGTTAAGTGGCTTCCTGACTTGTTTGCCAGCTAAAGAGACAAATGAAGCAGGCAAATGCTACAGGTAGGTGAACAGAGCTTCTGCAAATATTGGGTTTTTAAGTCAGGATTTGATTGTCTGAACATGGCTGCTGTCATGCCCTACTACAGGTACACATTTAAACCTTTATTTCTGATTTTATCACTGATGTGTTTAGTAAAATTACGGGGTTATAATCTTCTTTTGGTTCCACCAATTCCTCCCTCAGGCTTTTAAAACTCTGTTTCCTTTAATTAAGATCTCTGCAGACTACTAATTTCTTTTCTGCTTCTAAGAACAGAGGTTTGCTTACTAAGTGGCTTTTCTCAAGACTCATGTAGCTTTTATATCTATATGAAGGAGAAGATGATGCTTGTACAATGAGATTTGAAATTTGTGCTAATCCCTAAGGGTTAGATTCAGCTCCCAACTACAGCAAAACATGGAGTAAATCACACTGATCTCAGTGGAATTAATTCTGAAAGAGTGGCATTAGGAACCAGTGAAGGATCTGACCCtccaaatgaaataaatttattcATCCTAAATGAGTTGTTGATTGTTCCTTTGATAATTAAGTACACAAGTCTATGATCCTTTTAGGATCACCTAATTAGTATCCAAATGATTTCACTTAATTGCTGCTGTAATTGGAATGTATAGGATTTACCTCCCTTCAAAAtaattatatgcacattttagtaTAAATTATGCAACAGTTTATTTAGTTTATAGATTATTTCCCACATATGGAACACAACTCATTAGGATGCTAGTTATCATAATCACAGTTTTGACAGGCATTTTCTAGCAAGAGCTCCTGAATCGTGCGTTTGCACAGTAAACCTTTAAAAACATAGCTCTGGGATAAAGCTACTCATAAAAGAAACAGAACGTGGCTTAGTAAGATACTTCCCTCCCCCAACAATTTACAGTAAAACCTAAAACTATAAAAATACCCATCATGTTGCTCAGTATGAACACAACAGCCAACTAGGCTAGAAGGCATAAATTAAAAATATCCCTCTTTCACTTTTCAAGAACATAGTCAAGTTTATGACATAGCCTGTCATTTTAAATTACCCTTATTTTAAAACGTTGCTTTACAGCACTATTATCTAACTGCATTTTGGTTTTAGGTTTTCCTTTTTGACCcattaatctattttttttttatttttaaaagataccCCCCTCCAAATTTAAGCAAGCATATGTGGAAAATAGCACGTTGAGAACATTCTGGCAAAAGGACAAAAACTAAACACTTTGTCAAATCTGTGGACATTTTTCTCCTTGGAGCTACTAATTATTATGAATGAAGAGCAAAGGGAGGAAAATAGAAATTGATTTACTGTACAGATAAGGGGCTACATTATCTGTGTGCGCTCATGCAGCGGGAATCGGCTGAAATCAATTGAGCTGTATCCTTTCATTTACTGTTCCTGTGTATTTGGCCTAATGTTCTGTGTTACTCAAATTATCAAGTCAACAAGCTATTGAGTTACAATAAGGGTTGATATGTTTTGCCAGTGATAGGCAAAACGTTTGTGGGGGGAAACTACTGCCCAGCCCGACAAAGTCCTCTAATGCAAGTTATTGCCTGCAATATTTGAAATGATGGAGATGATAGGACACAAACATGGGGATTTCTGACCTCCCCTATCGGCAATGGTTCATTGGCATGAGCCCTCTTGTTAATTTATGCTGAAAGTAATTTTCTGTAGTGTACTTGTGACTTACAGAGAGTTTTCTGTGGTGTTCTCCGAGAGCCAGCCAGTGGCAGAAGATTAAAACGGCACTCCCTCCTTGAAGTAAATTGCATAGCTGAGAAATTCCGCACCATTGCaaggtttctcaaacttgggtctccagctgttgttggactacaactcccatcatccctagctagcatgaacagtgatcagggatgttgggagttgtagtccaacaatagctggagacccaagtttgagaaacgttGCAATGGTGAGGATGGGAACCTGAGGCCTTCCAGATGtccgactccaactcccatcagccccagacagcatggccaatagcgAGGGGCGATAGGAGCTGGTTCTTCAACTCTACTTTAAGGATCCAAACAACTGCTGCCTGTGACAACCACCACACTTAACATAATGATTCAACTATCCAAGGCTTGACCTCTCTTTGGGAGTGAGGCTGGGCCATTTTCCCTGTAGGCCCTCTTAGGCCTTTGATTCTGGTTTCTGTTTGCAAAAATGAAAATCTACCAGGAGAGATAAAGATAGCCTGGTCTTACGGGTGAGACTAGCTGGAATTACCTTTTGCCAATTGCCtttaaatttaatttctttatttgCAATTTCACAGCTGTACTTGAAAGCGAATTTTCTAAAACAACTAATGACACGACCCTGAACTCTAACAGAGATTCTtcttgctatatatttttttgaaggCAGGATGTCCTTTCTGATATGGAGATGAAGCAACACG
The sequence above is drawn from the Lacerta agilis isolate rLacAgi1 chromosome 5, rLacAgi1.pri, whole genome shotgun sequence genome and encodes:
- the LOC117046548 gene encoding ATP synthase-coupling factor 6, mitochondrial-like — encoded protein: MILQQLFRFSSVFRSAISFHFHRNIGFSAIAFNKAKELDPVQKLFLDKIREYNTKSQKTGGPVDAGPEYEKSMHEQMVKLQRFYGGGDMTKFPEFKFQEPKFEEEQK